A genomic segment from Desulfovibrio sp. ZJ209 encodes:
- a CDS encoding ATP-binding cassette domain-containing protein — MQQEELLVGIEGVTCFLPGDPERKHPVLRDIHWQVTAGGHRALFGPNGAGKSSLLRLVAGELWPGSGRILWRGAEGMETSPIVSRSLCALVSPAVQEMWQRRAPFMSGLEYIMGAIAGAEFGVSEEAAEARARSAAESLGCEELLPRLLPELSQGQLRLVLLAAALAREPALLLLDECLDGLDGAHRRRFSEALAAYAERGTVLMASHRAESVPEWCRGRAWLEGGRLITEEPGRPAPAERPVGSRPAPRADAPGASSSAPLLFELSGVSVYIDRHKILHDIDWTMRRGEHWRITGGNGSGKSTLLRLLAGDEFAAAGGTLRRFLPSLGREAETLEEVRHGVRLVSDLSQALYGYPLTGLELVCSGLDNSIGLYREFSAAEQAEARRLVELFFPEGEAGRVAAASIRRLSTGQLRRLFLARALMGAPDVLLLDEPCSGLDEAARERYLSSLERLSASGTGPALVFVSHEAGDAPACCVREARLCAGRLAILA, encoded by the coding sequence ATGCAGCAAGAGGAACTTCTCGTCGGCATCGAGGGGGTGACCTGCTTCCTCCCCGGCGACCCGGAGCGGAAGCATCCCGTGCTCCGGGATATCCACTGGCAGGTCACGGCCGGCGGCCACCGCGCGCTCTTCGGGCCCAACGGCGCGGGCAAGTCGAGCCTGCTGCGCCTTGTGGCCGGCGAGCTCTGGCCCGGCAGCGGCCGCATCCTCTGGCGCGGTGCAGAGGGTATGGAGACCTCGCCCATCGTGAGCCGCAGCCTGTGCGCCCTCGTCTCCCCGGCCGTGCAGGAGATGTGGCAGCGCCGCGCCCCCTTCATGAGCGGACTGGAATACATCATGGGCGCCATCGCCGGCGCCGAATTCGGCGTTTCTGAAGAAGCGGCCGAGGCCCGCGCCCGCTCTGCCGCCGAAAGCCTCGGCTGCGAAGAACTCCTCCCCCGGCTTCTCCCTGAGCTCTCGCAGGGCCAGCTCCGCCTCGTGCTTTTGGCCGCGGCGCTGGCGCGCGAGCCGGCCCTGTTGCTGCTGGACGAGTGCCTGGACGGCCTCGACGGGGCGCACCGGCGCCGCTTCAGCGAGGCGCTGGCCGCCTATGCGGAGCGCGGCACGGTCCTCATGGCCTCGCACCGGGCGGAGAGCGTGCCCGAATGGTGCCGGGGCCGCGCGTGGCTGGAGGGAGGGCGCCTCATCACCGAAGAACCGGGCCGGCCGGCGCCCGCAGAAAGGCCCGTCGGTTCCCGTCCCGCTCCGCGCGCAGACGCCCCCGGAGCGAGTTCATCCGCGCCGCTGCTTTTCGAGCTCTCAGGCGTCTCGGTCTATATCGACAGGCACAAGATATTGCACGACATCGACTGGACCATGCGCCGGGGCGAGCACTGGCGCATCACGGGGGGCAACGGCTCGGGCAAGTCCACCCTGCTGCGCCTGCTCGCCGGGGACGAGTTCGCCGCCGCCGGCGGCACGCTCAGGCGCTTTTTGCCCTCCCTCGGGCGCGAGGCCGAGACCCTTGAGGAGGTGCGCCACGGCGTGCGCCTCGTCTCCGACCTCTCCCAGGCGCTCTACGGCTATCCGCTCACGGGGCTCGAGCTCGTTTGCTCCGGGCTTGACAACAGCATCGGCCTCTACCGCGAGTTCAGCGCCGCGGAGCAGGCGGAGGCCCGGCGGCTCGTGGAGCTGTTTTTTCCCGAAGGCGAGGCCGGCCGCGTGGCGGCGGCCTCCATCCGCCGCCTCTCCACCGGGCAGCTTCGACGGCTCTTTCTCGCGCGCGCCCTCATGGGAGCCCCGGACGTGCTCCTGCTGGACGAACCCTGTTCCGGTCTGGACGAGGCGGCGAGGGAGCGTTATCTTTCTTCCTTGGAGCGCCTGTCCGCGTCCGGCACCGGGCCCGCGCTCGTCTTCGTTTCCCATGAGGCGGGGGACGCCCCGGCCTGCTGCGTCCGCGAGGCGCGGCTTTGCGCCGGGCGCCTTGCCATCCTGGCCTGA
- the hydG gene encoding [FeFe] hydrogenase H-cluster radical SAM maturase HydG, translating to MYDPASRHAAEFIDRQEAAASVAEADRLAKDRAAVAAILDKAAEGRGLSHREASVLMAADDPETTRAMFDLASRIKQRFYGNRIVLFAPLYLSNYCINGCVYCPYHRTNSHMPRKKLTQEEIVREVTALQDMGHKRLAVEAGEHPKENPLDYIIESIRTIYGIHHRNGAIRRVNVNIAATTVEDYRRLRAAEIGTYILFQETYDPVAYAQLHPTGPKHDYAWHTEAMDRAMEGGIDDVGLGVLFGLGSWREEFASLLMHAEHLEAVHGVGPHTISVPRVRRADGIDPGDFAHGIDDATFARICAAIRLAVPYTGMIISTRESRAVREQVLGLGVSQISGASRTSVGGYAAPEAEEENSRQFDVSDNRSLDEVVHWLMGMGHIPSFCTACYREGRTGDRFMSLCKSGQIQNCCHPNALLTLKEYLEDYASPATRERGEELIQKELANVESPHVRAIAEKRLADIAAGRRDFRF from the coding sequence ATGTATGATCCCGCATCCCGCCACGCGGCGGAATTCATTGACCGTCAGGAAGCGGCCGCTTCCGTGGCCGAGGCCGACCGGCTCGCCAAAGACCGCGCCGCCGTGGCCGCCATTCTCGACAAGGCCGCCGAGGGCCGGGGCCTCTCGCACCGCGAGGCGTCCGTCCTCATGGCCGCGGACGACCCGGAAACCACCCGGGCCATGTTCGACCTGGCCAGCCGCATCAAGCAGCGCTTCTACGGCAACCGCATCGTGCTTTTCGCGCCGCTCTACCTCTCCAATTATTGCATCAACGGCTGCGTCTACTGCCCCTATCACCGCACCAACAGCCACATGCCGCGCAAGAAGCTCACGCAGGAGGAGATCGTGCGCGAGGTGACGGCCCTGCAGGACATGGGCCACAAGCGCCTCGCCGTGGAGGCGGGCGAGCACCCCAAAGAGAACCCGCTCGACTACATCATCGAGTCCATCCGCACCATTTACGGCATCCATCACCGCAACGGCGCCATCCGCCGCGTCAACGTCAATATCGCGGCCACCACGGTGGAGGACTACCGCCGCCTGCGCGCCGCCGAGATCGGCACCTATATCCTTTTTCAGGAGACCTATGACCCCGTGGCCTACGCGCAGCTCCATCCCACGGGGCCGAAACACGATTACGCCTGGCACACCGAGGCCATGGACCGCGCCATGGAGGGCGGCATCGACGACGTGGGCCTGGGCGTGCTTTTCGGCCTGGGCTCGTGGCGGGAGGAATTCGCGTCCCTGCTCATGCACGCCGAGCACCTCGAGGCCGTGCACGGCGTGGGCCCGCATACCATCAGCGTTCCGCGCGTGCGGCGCGCCGACGGCATCGACCCCGGCGACTTCGCCCACGGCATCGACGACGCCACCTTCGCGCGCATCTGCGCCGCCATCCGCCTCGCCGTGCCCTATACCGGCATGATCATCTCCACGCGCGAGAGCCGCGCCGTGCGCGAACAGGTGCTGGGGCTCGGCGTCTCGCAAATCAGCGGCGCCTCGCGCACCAGCGTGGGCGGCTATGCCGCGCCCGAGGCCGAGGAGGAAAATTCGCGCCAGTTCGACGTGAGCGACAATCGCAGCCTGGACGAGGTGGTGCACTGGCTCATGGGCATGGGCCATATCCCGAGCTTCTGCACGGCCTGCTACCGCGAGGGCCGCACCGGCGACCGCTTCATGAGCCTGTGCAAGAGCGGGCAGATCCAGAACTGCTGCCATCCCAACGCGCTGCTCACGCTCAAGGAATATCTGGAGGATTACGCGAGCCCGGCCACGCGCGAGCGCGGCGAGGAACTTATCCAGAAGGAGCTCGCCAATGTGGAGAGCCCGCATGTGCGCGCCATCGCGGAAAAGCGCCTTGCGGACATCGCCGCGGGGCGCCGGGACTTCCGCTTCTAG
- a CDS encoding rod shape-determining protein codes for MSKVMDAVLGLFSNDLAIDLGTANTCVYVKGHGIVLREPSVVAVKKDARGNNMVLAVGQDAKRMLGRTPGNIWAIRPMKDGVIADFEVTEAMLRHFIAKVHNSRRMVRPRIMICVPTGITQVEKRAVKESAQSAGAREVYLIEEPMAAAIGADLPIQEPTSNMVVDIGGGTTEVAVISLSGIVYSRSVRVGGDKMDEAIMTHVKRKYNMLIGESSAEEIKIKIASAYPQDPEQQIEVKGRDLVTGIPQNIIITSEEVRKAISEQVDSIVQAVRIALEQTPPELAADIVDRGIVLTGGGALLKGLDQLLREETSLPITVVDDPLSTVVVGTGKTLDNLHILKEVCID; via the coding sequence ATGTCCAAGGTTATGGATGCCGTATTGGGCCTTTTTTCCAATGATCTTGCCATTGACCTCGGCACGGCCAATACCTGTGTCTATGTGAAGGGGCACGGCATCGTGCTCCGCGAGCCCTCGGTGGTGGCCGTCAAGAAAGACGCGCGCGGCAACAACATGGTCCTCGCCGTGGGGCAGGACGCCAAGCGCATGCTCGGCCGCACGCCCGGTAATATCTGGGCCATCCGCCCCATGAAGGACGGCGTCATCGCCGACTTCGAGGTCACGGAGGCCATGCTCAGGCACTTCATCGCCAAGGTGCACAATTCCAGGCGCATGGTGCGCCCGCGCATCATGATCTGCGTGCCCACGGGCATCACCCAGGTCGAGAAGCGCGCGGTCAAGGAGTCGGCCCAGTCCGCCGGCGCGCGCGAGGTCTACCTTATCGAGGAGCCCATGGCCGCGGCCATCGGCGCGGACCTCCCCATCCAGGAGCCCACGTCGAACATGGTGGTGGACATCGGCGGCGGCACCACCGAGGTGGCGGTCATCTCCCTTTCCGGCATCGTGTATTCGCGCTCGGTACGCGTGGGCGGCGACAAGATGGACGAAGCCATCATGACCCACGTCAAGCGCAAGTACAACATGCTCATCGGCGAATCCTCGGCGGAGGAGATCAAGATCAAGATCGCCTCGGCCTACCCGCAGGACCCGGAGCAGCAGATCGAGGTCAAGGGCCGCGACCTTGTGACCGGCATCCCGCAGAACATCATCATCACCTCCGAGGAGGTGCGCAAGGCCATTTCCGAACAGGTGGACAGCATCGTCCAGGCCGTGCGCATCGCCCTTGAGCAGACCCCGCCCGAGCTCGCCGCCGATATTGTCGACCGCGGCATCGTGCTCACCGGCGGCGGCGCCCTGCTCAAGGGGCTGGACCAGCTCTTGCGCGAGGAGACCTCGCTGCCCATCACCGTGGTGGACGACCCGCTCTCCACCGTGGTCGTGGGCACCGGCAAGACGCTGGACAATCTCCACATCCTCAAGGAAGTCTGCATCGATTGA
- the mreC gene encoding rod shape-determining protein MreC: MNLRRILILAGVLLILFLGMYSWNQRTHALDDLAASVGLEVGGAVLRPLRAVQDVFSGFWDRYFDLVDVRGENLRLKARVDELESRLLASGEDLAELRRLRELVQLPVDVSWRPLGARVLAGRLGPNAVLDSITISRGYATGGRPGTPLVTHLGLVGRVLKASPHASTALLITDPGSRVAVFGQESRAPGILMGKGKGRELEVNFVQRDASVKNGEILVTSGLDGKYPKGLPVARVVSVAPSDYTQFMAVAAVPLVDLQHLEEVLLLEPSGIAPPPEEPEGPPPIFVGPPEPEGLRPLRAQARAAQAQAATGPSAAGQPAPVQDAPSAPAQPRKPPAEPAAPPATPAAERAAPESAPAAPPVARPAANRREAAPAAPGAGTAPSAPAAGNARAGASPLPPAPPASDGTAPRYRVVLP; this comes from the coding sequence GTGAACCTGCGGCGCATCCTTATTCTCGCGGGCGTTCTGCTCATCCTGTTCCTGGGGATGTATTCCTGGAACCAGCGCACCCATGCCCTTGACGACCTCGCGGCCTCCGTGGGCCTCGAGGTGGGTGGCGCTGTGCTCCGCCCCCTGCGCGCCGTGCAGGACGTGTTTTCCGGCTTCTGGGACCGCTATTTCGACCTTGTGGACGTGCGCGGGGAAAACCTGCGCCTCAAGGCCCGCGTGGACGAGCTGGAATCGCGCCTGCTCGCCAGCGGCGAGGACCTGGCCGAGCTCCGGCGCCTGCGTGAGCTCGTGCAGCTCCCGGTGGACGTGAGCTGGCGCCCCTTGGGCGCGCGCGTGCTCGCCGGCAGGCTCGGGCCCAATGCCGTGCTCGACAGCATCACCATCAGCCGCGGCTACGCCACGGGCGGGCGCCCGGGCACGCCGCTCGTGACACACCTGGGGCTCGTGGGCCGCGTGCTCAAGGCGAGCCCGCACGCCTCCACGGCCCTGCTCATCACCGACCCCGGGAGCCGCGTGGCCGTGTTCGGGCAGGAGAGCCGGGCCCCCGGCATCCTCATGGGCAAGGGCAAGGGCCGCGAGCTCGAGGTCAACTTCGTCCAGCGCGACGCCAGCGTGAAAAACGGCGAGATACTGGTGACTTCCGGGCTCGACGGCAAGTATCCCAAGGGCTTGCCCGTGGCGCGCGTGGTGAGCGTGGCGCCCTCGGACTATACACAGTTCATGGCCGTGGCCGCGGTGCCGCTGGTGGATTTGCAGCACCTTGAGGAAGTGCTCCTGCTGGAGCCCAGCGGCATCGCGCCGCCGCCCGAGGAGCCCGAGGGGCCGCCGCCGATCTTTGTGGGGCCGCCCGAGCCCGAGGGCCTGCGCCCCTTGCGCGCGCAGGCGAGGGCGGCGCAAGCCCAGGCCGCAACCGGGCCCTCGGCAGCGGGCCAGCCGGCCCCCGTGCAGGACGCGCCTTCTGCCCCGGCGCAGCCCCGCAAGCCACCGGCGGAGCCAGCCGCCCCGCCGGCCACGCCGGCAGCCGAACGAGCGGCCCCCGAGTCCGCCCCGGCAGCGCCGCCCGTGGCGCGTCCCGCTGCAAACCGAAGGGAGGCCGCGCCCGCGGCCCCGGGAGCGGGCACGGCGCCCTCCGCGCCAGCCGCCGGCAACGCAAGGGCCGGGGCTTCCCCGCTTCCGCCGGCGCCGCCCGCTTCCGACGGTACGGCGCCGCGCTACCGCGTGGTGCTGCCATGA
- the mrdA gene encoding penicillin-binding protein 2, producing MQQKDTHGASPQGQDAKRPQGHSWLRIQVENEGYQPPRGGVILLQVLVGVFFFIFVVRFWYLQVHLGAEFTRQAQENRLRQERIFAPRGRILDEANRVLADNRTAYGLSLVREDCEDLPATLAQISAWSGIPLSHVQEKYQQDRFKVKPFEPLLMITDIDFDLVARIESEIHAWPGLEIVVRTKRSYPENELFAHVLGYVAEANEKEMEADPALAMGDLVGKQGLEYKLEKDLRGSKGLYDVEVDAHARALGKTLREEPRGGAEMRLSLNSELQRAAWNALNGEAGCVVVMEPDTGKLRALVTSPAYDNNLFAGGISRRDWEALRTNNRFPLQNRVIQSVYPPGSVWKLLMAAMFLERGVSPRDTVFCAGQVRLGNQIFRCWKKGGHGSMNMESSLIHSCDVYYYLMAERLGIDKIEQFAKAAGFGAPTGIDLPHEKSGLVPSKEWKKRRFKRPWVRGETFNVSIGQGYTLVTPVQMAVYVSAMLNGGDLLKPQLLEDAPREVRGKVPARKETLDFVVNAMRKTAGAGTARVVGRKDADMGGKTGTAQVVKLKMAAGDRRLRTSEMEYAQRDHAWIATWGSKNGKRYVVIVMVEHGGGGSSVAGPVAKRVYEHLFGPDAGMAPPPAAAAGQPAAPAQPRAAATVPAPAAALPAPGATAPPTAPRASPGTTPGLSPGISRG from the coding sequence ATGCAGCAGAAAGATACACACGGCGCATCACCCCAAGGCCAGGACGCCAAGCGTCCGCAGGGCCACTCCTGGCTCAGGATCCAGGTGGAGAACGAGGGCTACCAGCCCCCGCGCGGCGGCGTCATCCTCCTCCAGGTGCTGGTGGGGGTCTTTTTCTTCATCTTCGTTGTCCGCTTCTGGTATCTCCAGGTGCATCTCGGCGCCGAGTTCACGCGCCAGGCGCAGGAAAACCGGCTGCGGCAGGAGCGCATCTTCGCGCCCCGCGGCCGCATCCTCGACGAGGCCAACCGCGTGCTCGCCGACAACCGCACGGCCTACGGCCTCTCCCTCGTGCGCGAGGACTGCGAGGACCTGCCGGCCACGCTCGCGCAGATCAGCGCCTGGTCGGGCATCCCGCTCTCGCATGTGCAGGAGAAGTACCAGCAGGACCGCTTCAAGGTGAAGCCCTTTGAGCCCTTGCTCATGATCACGGACATCGACTTCGACCTCGTGGCGCGCATCGAGTCCGAGATCCATGCCTGGCCGGGCCTTGAAATAGTCGTCCGCACCAAGCGCAGCTACCCCGAAAACGAGCTCTTCGCCCATGTGCTCGGCTATGTGGCCGAAGCCAACGAAAAGGAGATGGAGGCCGACCCGGCGCTCGCCATGGGCGACCTTGTGGGCAAGCAGGGCCTCGAATACAAGCTGGAAAAAGACCTGCGCGGCAGCAAGGGGCTCTACGACGTGGAGGTGGACGCCCACGCCCGCGCCCTCGGCAAGACCCTGCGCGAGGAGCCGCGCGGCGGCGCCGAGATGCGGCTCTCGCTTAACAGCGAGCTCCAGCGCGCCGCGTGGAACGCGCTCAACGGCGAGGCCGGCTGCGTGGTGGTCATGGAGCCGGACACGGGCAAGCTCAGGGCGCTCGTCACCTCGCCGGCCTATGACAACAACCTCTTCGCCGGCGGCATTTCCCGGCGCGACTGGGAGGCCCTGCGCACCAACAACCGCTTCCCGCTCCAGAACCGTGTCATCCAGAGCGTCTATCCGCCGGGCTCGGTGTGGAAGCTGCTCATGGCGGCCATGTTCCTCGAGCGCGGGGTGAGCCCGCGCGACACCGTGTTCTGCGCCGGGCAGGTGCGCCTCGGCAACCAGATCTTCCGCTGCTGGAAAAAGGGCGGCCACGGCAGCATGAACATGGAGAGCTCGCTCATCCATTCCTGCGACGTGTATTATTACCTCATGGCCGAGCGCCTGGGCATCGACAAGATCGAGCAGTTCGCCAAGGCCGCGGGCTTCGGCGCGCCCACCGGCATCGACCTGCCGCACGAGAAATCGGGCCTCGTGCCCTCCAAGGAGTGGAAAAAGCGCCGCTTCAAGCGCCCCTGGGTGCGCGGCGAGACCTTCAACGTCTCCATCGGGCAGGGCTATACCCTCGTGACGCCGGTGCAGATGGCCGTCTATGTGTCGGCCATGCTCAACGGCGGCGACCTCCTGAAGCCCCAACTGCTGGAGGACGCCCCGCGCGAGGTGCGCGGCAAGGTGCCCGCGCGCAAGGAAACGCTGGACTTTGTGGTCAACGCCATGCGCAAGACGGCCGGCGCGGGCACGGCCCGCGTGGTGGGCCGCAAGGACGCGGACATGGGCGGCAAGACCGGCACGGCGCAGGTGGTCAAGCTCAAGATGGCCGCGGGCGACCGGCGCCTGCGCACCTCGGAGATGGAATACGCCCAGCGCGACCATGCCTGGATCGCCACGTGGGGCAGCAAGAACGGCAAGCGCTATGTGGTCATCGTCATGGTGGAGCACGGCGGCGGCGGCTCCAGCGTGGCCGGGCCTGTGGCCAAGCGCGTCTACGAGCACCTGTTCGGGCCGGATGCCGGCATGGCGCCCCCGCCCGCTGCCGCTGCCGGCCAGCCCGCAGCCCCGGCACAGCCGCGCGCCGCGGCCACTGTTCCGGCCCCGGCGGCCGCGTTGCCCGCGCCCGGCGCGACAGCCCCCCCCACGGCCCCACGCGCCTCCCCCGGAACCACACCCGGTCTATCCCCCGGTATTTCTCGTGGATAA
- the rodA gene encoding rod shape-determining protein RodA — MDKRLFSHLNWGLLACMFALYFVGVGNLYSASGTRLEAGLAFSDFYQRQLIWGLVGLLGMIAAMSFDYRRLRNMAWPFFLLTVVLLLLVPIAGKTVYGAKRWLSLGFMSVQPSELAKLAVLVLGARLLARDSRPLGWKAFCSVMAVGLVPAGLILIQPDLGTTMLILLILGGMILFHGVRGYIIKTGLVAVPLAAAFMWFVGMHDYQRQRILTFLNPGNDPRGSGYHILQSRIAIGSGEIWGKGFGEGTQSQLRFLPERHSDFAVAVFGEEWGFVGCVALVTLFCLFLLSIFSTAVQAKDRFGSMLVVGVFFYFFWQIFINMGMVIGLMPVVGIPLPFISYGGSATLVNFTLLGIVLNVSMRRFMFKG; from the coding sequence GTGGATAAGCGCCTCTTCAGCCACCTCAACTGGGGCCTTTTGGCCTGCATGTTCGCGCTCTACTTCGTGGGCGTGGGCAACCTCTATTCCGCCAGCGGCACCCGCCTTGAGGCGGGCCTCGCCTTTTCGGACTTCTACCAGCGCCAGCTCATCTGGGGGCTCGTCGGCCTGCTCGGCATGATCGCGGCCATGAGCTTCGATTATCGCCGGCTGCGCAACATGGCCTGGCCCTTCTTTCTCCTCACCGTTGTCCTTCTGCTGCTCGTGCCCATCGCCGGCAAGACGGTCTACGGCGCCAAGCGCTGGCTCTCGCTCGGGTTCATGAGCGTGCAGCCCTCGGAGCTCGCCAAGCTCGCCGTGCTCGTGCTCGGCGCGCGCCTGCTCGCGCGCGACAGCCGCCCCCTGGGCTGGAAGGCCTTTTGCTCGGTCATGGCCGTGGGCCTCGTGCCGGCAGGGCTCATCCTCATCCAGCCCGACCTCGGCACGACCATGCTCATCCTGCTCATTTTGGGCGGCATGATCCTCTTCCACGGGGTGCGCGGCTACATCATCAAGACCGGCCTCGTGGCCGTGCCGCTGGCCGCGGCCTTCATGTGGTTCGTGGGCATGCACGACTACCAGCGGCAGCGCATCCTGACCTTTCTCAATCCGGGCAATGACCCGCGCGGATCGGGCTACCACATCCTCCAGTCGCGCATCGCCATCGGCTCCGGCGAGATCTGGGGCAAGGGCTTCGGCGAGGGCACGCAGAGCCAGCTGCGCTTTTTGCCGGAGCGCCATTCGGACTTCGCCGTGGCCGTGTTCGGCGAGGAGTGGGGCTTCGTGGGCTGCGTGGCCCTGGTCACGCTGTTCTGCCTCTTTCTGCTCTCCATCTTCTCCACGGCCGTGCAGGCCAAGGACAGGTTCGGCAGCATGCTCGTGGTGGGCGTGTTCTTTTATTTTTTCTGGCAGATCTTCATCAACATGGGCATGGTCATCGGCCTCATGCCGGTGGTGGGCATCCCGCTGCCCTTCATCAGCTACGGCGGCAGCGCGACTCTGGTGAACTTTACCTTGCTCGGGATTGTGCTTAATGTGTCCATGCGGCGCTTCATGTTCAAGGGCTAG
- a CDS encoding polymer-forming cytoskeletal protein codes for MGKDEIAYLGSDTVYEGKLSFKGTVRIEGRFTGDITSDGTLNVGKDAQVRGTLNVGELLLSGHFNGEVVAKRRVVVYGSGVLEGTLQTPSLLTEEGGVIEGQITMRNPAKPAAKAPAEQG; via the coding sequence ATGGGCAAGGACGAGATCGCCTATCTCGGTTCGGATACCGTCTATGAAGGCAAGCTCAGCTTCAAGGGCACCGTGCGCATCGAGGGCCGCTTCACCGGCGACATCACGAGCGACGGCACCCTCAACGTGGGCAAGGACGCGCAGGTGCGCGGCACGCTCAACGTGGGCGAGCTTTTGCTTTCCGGGCATTTCAACGGCGAGGTCGTGGCCAAGCGCCGCGTGGTGGTCTACGGCTCGGGCGTGCTCGAAGGCACGCTCCAGACGCCGAGCCTGCTCACCGAGGAGGGCGGCGTCATCGAGGGCCAGATCACCATGCGCAATCCCGCCAAGCCCGCGGCCAAGGCGCCGGCCGAGCAGGGCTAG
- a CDS encoding sulfotransferase family 2 domain-containing protein → MPDTPKTDAPPLFFLHFPRTAGTTVDDIFAANYPAEQILKIYSQEEFKKYQYIDEAAFARIRYITGHLLLTSTNPTQFYGMPVRAFTFLRDPVKRLHSEYIFLKTWKNQHLYEYLNSQDISFSQYIASTDKLLRYRGKNFMTRCISGDPLEKTDLAASLAKAKHNLEHAFLFFGIQERFMESMLLLSKLVDLPNILHQKRNALTHAGTQAPMGAEEAELAQEYNSADMELYRFAQELFARRVEQAGPEFQKQLKEYTFINAKYQKISNLLYERVAEAQDETAGIALSKDIRW, encoded by the coding sequence ATGCCTGATACCCCCAAGACGGACGCGCCGCCCCTCTTCTTCCTGCATTTCCCGCGCACGGCCGGCACCACCGTCGACGACATCTTCGCCGCCAACTACCCGGCGGAGCAAATCCTGAAAATTTATTCGCAGGAAGAATTCAAGAAATACCAATATATTGACGAAGCGGCCTTCGCCCGCATCCGCTACATCACCGGGCACTTGCTGCTGACCAGCACGAACCCCACGCAATTTTACGGTATGCCTGTGCGGGCCTTCACCTTTTTGCGCGACCCTGTGAAAAGGCTCCATTCGGAATATATCTTCCTGAAAACGTGGAAAAACCAGCATCTCTACGAATACCTGAACTCGCAGGACATCTCGTTTTCCCAATACATCGCGAGCACCGATAAGCTGCTGCGCTACCGCGGCAAGAACTTCATGACCCGCTGCATCTCGGGCGACCCGCTGGAAAAAACCGACCTTGCGGCATCGCTCGCCAAGGCGAAACACAATCTCGAGCACGCCTTCCTGTTTTTCGGCATTCAGGAACGCTTCATGGAAAGCATGCTCTTGTTGTCAAAGCTGGTGGACCTTCCCAATATCCTGCACCAGAAAAGGAATGCCCTTACCCATGCGGGCACGCAGGCGCCCATGGGCGCGGAAGAGGCGGAACTGGCCCAGGAATACAACAGTGCGGATATGGAGCTTTACCGCTTCGCGCAGGAGCTTTTTGCGCGGCGCGTCGAGCAGGCGGGGCCGGAATTTCAGAAGCAGCTGAAAGAATACACTTTTATCAACGCCAAATATCAGAAAATCTCAAATCTGCTCTACGAGCGCGTGGCCGAAGCCCAGGACGAGACGGCCGGCATCGCCCTGTCCAAGGACATCCGCTGGTAG
- the alr gene encoding alanine racemase encodes MPCTFTPAFCRIDLAALRRNFRRLGDPAGLMPVIKSDAYGHGLLPVAAALADAGARRFAVGTASEGVALRRAGFGQEIVPLMGCLTAGEWRAAAASGLTLLIAGFDDIEAAAAAATASGARSVPVALKCDTGMGRLGFTPEDAPALAERLRAHPVLAPRFALSHLSSVDMPVEDAYTAMQVERFGRFFSVLSTAFPGLLPSLGNSAATVGPARAESGICRPGLALYGGNPFAGTSREALGRDLEWAMSVAAPILAVHPLRAGESVSYGRLFTAPRDMLVAVAAAGYATGYARALSGRVSLLVGGRRVPQVGRVCMSMLMLDVSAVPDTAPGDLAWVLGGPAQAGETPVDAQELAQLLDTIPYEILCLMGGLNPRVYA; translated from the coding sequence ATGCCCTGCACGTTCACGCCCGCCTTCTGCCGCATCGACCTCGCGGCCCTGCGCCGCAATTTCCGCCGCCTGGGCGATCCCGCGGGGCTTATGCCCGTCATCAAGTCCGACGCCTATGGCCACGGCCTTTTGCCCGTGGCGGCGGCTCTGGCGGATGCGGGCGCGCGGCGCTTCGCCGTGGGCACGGCCAGCGAGGGCGTAGCCCTGCGCCGGGCCGGCTTCGGGCAGGAGATCGTGCCCCTCATGGGCTGCCTCACGGCGGGGGAATGGCGCGCGGCCGCGGCCAGCGGCCTGACCCTGCTCATCGCGGGCTTTGACGACATCGAGGCGGCCGCAGCCGCCGCCACGGCCTCGGGCGCGCGCTCCGTGCCCGTGGCCCTCAAGTGCGACACCGGCATGGGGCGCCTCGGCTTCACGCCCGAGGACGCCCCCGCGCTCGCCGAGCGCCTGCGCGCCCACCCCGTGCTTGCGCCGCGCTTTGCGCTCTCGCACCTTTCCAGCGTGGACATGCCCGTGGAAGACGCCTACACCGCCATGCAGGTGGAGCGCTTCGGGCGCTTTTTCTCGGTTCTCTCCACGGCCTTCCCGGGGCTGCTCCCTTCTCTCGGCAATTCCGCAGCCACCGTGGGCCCCGCGCGGGCCGAGAGCGGCATCTGCCGGCCGGGCCTCGCGCTCTATGGCGGCAACCCCTTCGCCGGCACGAGCCGCGAAGCCCTCGGGCGGGACCTCGAATGGGCCATGAGCGTGGCCGCGCCCATCCTCGCCGTGCACCCGCTGCGCGCGGGCGAGAGCGTTTCCTACGGGCGCCTGTTCACGGCCCCGCGCGACATGCTGGTGGCCGTGGCCGCGGCCGGCTACGCCACGGGCTACGCGCGGGCGCTCTCCGGGCGCGTGTCCCTGCTCGTGGGCGGCCGCCGCGTGCCGCAGGTGGGCCGCGTCTGCATGAGCATGCTCATGCTGGATGTGAGCGCCGTGCCCGACACCGCGCCCGGCGACCTCGCCTGGGTGCTCGGCGGCCCGGCCCAAGCGGGCGAAACCCCGGTGGACGCGCAGGAGCTGGCGCAACTGCTCGACACCATACCTTACGAGATCCTCTGCCTCATGGGGGGCCTCAACCCGCGCGTCTATGCCTGA